A genomic region of Mycobacterium senriense contains the following coding sequences:
- a CDS encoding alpha/beta fold hydrolase produces the protein MPSIEINGGNVVYEILGDSGDLIALTPGGRFSKEIPGLRPLADALADGGYRVLLWDRPNCGASDVQFYGQSESHMRAETLHKLVTGLGFERCILAGGSGGARDSMLTTMLYPEMVTKLVVWNIVGGIYGTFVLGSFYIVPSILAVRGTGMDGVVKVAEWRERIEENPNNKQRFLDFDKDAFLKVMLRWLNAFVSKPGQTIPGVEDEMFDRIKVPTLIIRGGENDMDHPKRTSLEVSCLIKGSKLIDPPWPEDAWERASEDRAAGRVQHFNMFDTWVQAAPAILDFLGS, from the coding sequence GTGCCTTCTATCGAGATCAACGGGGGAAACGTCGTCTACGAAATCCTCGGTGACTCTGGCGATCTCATTGCCCTGACGCCGGGCGGCCGGTTCAGCAAGGAGATCCCCGGCCTGCGTCCGCTGGCCGATGCCCTGGCCGACGGTGGCTACCGGGTGCTGCTGTGGGACCGGCCCAACTGTGGCGCCTCCGATGTGCAATTCTACGGGCAGAGCGAGTCACACATGCGCGCCGAGACGCTGCACAAGCTGGTGACCGGCCTGGGCTTCGAGCGCTGCATTCTGGCCGGAGGGTCTGGCGGGGCAAGGGATTCCATGCTGACCACGATGCTCTACCCCGAGATGGTCACCAAGCTCGTGGTGTGGAACATCGTCGGCGGCATCTACGGCACCTTCGTGCTCGGCTCCTTCTACATCGTTCCCAGCATTCTCGCGGTGCGCGGCACCGGCATGGACGGCGTGGTGAAGGTGGCCGAATGGCGCGAGCGCATCGAGGAGAACCCGAACAACAAGCAGCGGTTCCTCGACTTCGATAAGGATGCGTTCCTCAAGGTGATGCTGCGCTGGCTCAATGCCTTCGTCTCCAAGCCGGGCCAGACGATTCCGGGCGTCGAGGACGAGATGTTCGACCGGATCAAGGTCCCCACGTTGATCATTCGCGGCGGTGAGAACGACATGGACCACCCGAAGCGGACGTCGCTGGAGGTGAGCTGCCTGATCAAGGGATCAAAGCTCATCGACCCGCCCTGGCCCGAGGACGCCTGGGAGCGCGCGTCCGAAGACCGCGCCGCGGGCCGGGTGCAACACTTCAACATGTTCGACACCTGGGTGCAGGCGGCGCCCGCGATCCTTGACTTCCTGGGCTCGTAA
- a CDS encoding NADH-ubiquinone oxidoreductase-F iron-sulfur binding region domain-containing protein, with amino-acid sequence MNTTESTTITTATFPGCTPRLLSEHTGQAREDLVTYRKLGGYRPLANPDEFLSEIDASGLVGRGGAAFPLAVKLRTVRDNGRSLGVPVVIANGEEGEPASVKDRWLLRNRPHLVLDGLRLAATIVAADRAYIYVSDPESAHSVKSALGELDPDALGVTIDMFTVQPGYVAGEETAAVRAINGGPAKPTDKPPRPFEAGVDDRPTLVSNVETLANLPYLQGHSSADYRSQGTALSPGTFLATITGAGKPPALYELPHGLAFTELLSLHGVSADQVRGALMGGYFAGLLNRSVLDLTLDHETMRRVGSGLGCGAISVITDDCPVAVAASVLAYFDRENAGQCGSCFNGTAAMAAAAGALRDGAATTEDVERLRRWSVLLRGRGACATLDAATNIAASLLDQFPDEVGAHRDGTCPDCAPRAFRADRPYEAEAVRQA; translated from the coding sequence TTGAACACCACCGAGTCCACAACCATCACTACCGCGACCTTCCCCGGTTGCACGCCGCGGCTGCTGAGTGAGCACACCGGCCAGGCCCGGGAAGATCTGGTGACCTATCGGAAGCTCGGCGGCTACCGCCCGCTTGCCAACCCCGACGAATTCCTGAGCGAAATCGACGCCAGCGGTCTGGTCGGGCGCGGCGGTGCGGCGTTTCCCCTCGCGGTGAAGCTGCGCACGGTGCGCGACAATGGCCGCTCGCTAGGTGTTCCCGTCGTCATCGCGAATGGTGAAGAGGGAGAACCGGCTTCGGTCAAGGACCGCTGGCTGCTGCGCAATCGTCCTCACCTGGTCCTGGACGGGCTGCGCCTCGCCGCGACGATCGTCGCCGCCGACCGCGCCTACATCTACGTGTCCGACCCCGAATCGGCGCACAGCGTCAAATCCGCGCTCGGCGAACTGGATCCCGACGCGCTCGGTGTCACGATCGACATGTTCACAGTGCAACCGGGATACGTCGCCGGCGAGGAAACCGCCGCGGTTCGGGCGATCAATGGCGGCCCGGCCAAGCCGACAGACAAACCGCCGCGGCCCTTCGAAGCGGGAGTCGACGACCGGCCCACCTTGGTGAGCAATGTCGAGACTTTGGCGAACCTGCCCTACCTGCAGGGCCACAGCTCGGCCGATTACCGGTCGCAAGGCACGGCGTTGTCACCCGGCACCTTCCTGGCCACCATCACCGGGGCCGGTAAGCCGCCGGCGCTCTACGAACTCCCCCACGGCCTGGCGTTCACCGAATTGCTTAGTTTGCATGGTGTTTCAGCCGACCAGGTGCGCGGTGCGTTGATGGGCGGCTACTTCGCCGGTCTGCTCAACCGCTCGGTGCTGGACCTAACCCTGGACCACGAGACGATGCGACGTGTCGGCAGCGGTTTGGGCTGCGGCGCGATTTCGGTCATCACCGACGACTGCCCCGTTGCGGTGGCGGCATCGGTGCTCGCGTACTTCGACCGCGAAAACGCCGGGCAATGCGGATCGTGCTTCAACGGAACGGCGGCGATGGCCGCGGCCGCCGGGGCGCTGCGCGACGGCGCCGCGACCACAGAGGATGTCGAACGGTTGCGCCGGTGGTCGGTGCTGCTGCGTGGACGCGGCGCGTGCGCCACGCTGGATGCCGCCACCAACATTGCCGCCAGCCTGCTCGATCAGTTCCCGGACGAAGTCGGTGCGCATCGCGACGGCACGTGTCCGGACTGCGCGCCCCGCGCGTTCCGCGCGGACCGTCCCTACGAGGCGGAAGCTGTGAGGCAAGCATGA
- a CDS encoding Rieske (2Fe-2S) protein, whose amino-acid sequence MTEETKRPEPRLAQGREHVVATVDEIPPGTHKLVPIGRHGVGVYNVNGTFYAIANYCPHQGGPLCSGRARGRTIVDETAPGDSVMVRDLEYIYCPWHQWGFELATGTTAVKPEWSIRTYPVRVVGNDVLVQA is encoded by the coding sequence TTGACGGAGGAAACCAAGCGGCCCGAGCCACGTCTCGCCCAGGGCCGCGAGCATGTAGTCGCAACCGTAGACGAGATCCCGCCGGGCACACACAAACTGGTACCGATCGGACGGCACGGCGTCGGCGTCTACAATGTCAACGGCACCTTCTACGCCATCGCGAACTACTGCCCGCACCAAGGCGGGCCGCTGTGTTCGGGACGAGCCCGGGGACGCACGATCGTCGACGAGACCGCGCCGGGTGACTCCGTCATGGTGCGCGACCTGGAATACATCTACTGTCCTTGGCACCAATGGGGTTTCGAGCTGGCGACGGGTACCACCGCGGTCAAGCCCGAATGGAGTATCCGTACCTATCCGGTGCGCGTCGTCGGCAATGACGTTTTGGTTCAGGCCTAA
- a CDS encoding ferredoxin — translation MKIRLDRTICDGFGICAKHAPGYFSLDDWGYASLIGDGTVAERDRDAVMRALLDCPVHAITEIGQRTSRASQPTLADTEDPAEHLKTEENEAEWGFTR, via the coding sequence ATGAAAATCCGTCTGGACCGCACCATTTGCGACGGCTTCGGCATCTGCGCCAAGCACGCTCCGGGATACTTCTCGCTGGACGACTGGGGGTACGCATCCCTCATCGGGGACGGCACGGTGGCCGAACGGGATCGCGACGCGGTCATGCGGGCGCTGCTCGACTGCCCGGTGCACGCCATCACCGAAATCGGTCAGCGCACCTCGCGCGCCTCTCAGCCGACACTCGCCGACACCGAGGATCCGGCCGAGCACCTCAAAACCGAAGAGAACGAGGCAGAGTGGGGATTTACGCGTTGA
- a CDS encoding acyl-CoA dehydrogenase family protein, with amino-acid sequence MQLTFDSDVEAFRAEFVDFLTEHLPTQAQAAERPSSTSHVPEWSRRWQRLQFDHGWLLPGNPPEFGGRNANILQQFVHREELSRRRIYHCFNPQGVGIIAASLLSFGTEEQKRRWAVPILRADKTASLGMSEPGAGSDLAGLRTKAELVGAEFVVNGQKVWTSGAHDADVILTFVRTDPNAPRHKGISALLIPTDVPGVVRRPFPSVYDSDELDFNEVFFNDVRVPADNLVGPLNGGWQVANGSLGHERTLMWMAFANRLEQLLEDYRPVGEVNADHYGTIVMDYYALRLLGSAALGRAARGEVDVAALSVLKVFGSEAEQSALRHALDAAGVDGLADRMLTAPYNPYAPDLFTASWFARYISSYAGTIAGGTSEIQRNIIAQRVLGLPAR; translated from the coding sequence ATGCAACTCACCTTTGACAGCGACGTAGAGGCCTTTCGCGCGGAGTTCGTCGACTTCCTCACCGAACACCTGCCGACGCAGGCTCAAGCCGCGGAGCGTCCTTCGTCGACTTCGCACGTGCCCGAATGGTCACGCCGCTGGCAGCGGCTCCAGTTCGACCACGGGTGGCTACTGCCGGGCAACCCACCGGAATTCGGCGGCCGCAACGCAAACATCCTGCAGCAGTTCGTGCATCGCGAGGAGCTGTCACGGCGCCGGATCTATCACTGCTTCAATCCGCAAGGCGTCGGCATCATCGCGGCATCGCTGTTGTCCTTCGGCACCGAGGAGCAGAAGCGGCGTTGGGCCGTTCCGATCTTGCGAGCCGACAAGACCGCTTCGCTGGGCATGAGCGAACCCGGAGCCGGCTCCGACCTCGCCGGGCTGCGCACGAAGGCCGAGTTGGTGGGCGCTGAGTTCGTGGTCAATGGGCAGAAGGTATGGACCTCCGGCGCCCATGACGCCGATGTCATTCTGACCTTCGTTCGCACGGACCCGAACGCTCCCCGCCACAAGGGAATCAGCGCACTTCTCATCCCGACCGACGTTCCCGGGGTGGTGCGTCGTCCCTTCCCTTCGGTCTATGACTCAGACGAGCTGGACTTCAACGAGGTGTTCTTCAACGATGTCCGGGTGCCCGCGGATAACCTGGTCGGCCCGCTCAATGGCGGGTGGCAGGTCGCCAACGGCTCGCTCGGCCACGAGCGCACGCTGATGTGGATGGCCTTCGCGAACCGGCTCGAGCAACTCCTCGAGGACTACCGGCCGGTCGGCGAGGTGAACGCGGACCACTACGGCACCATCGTGATGGACTACTACGCATTACGACTGCTCGGGTCCGCCGCGCTGGGCCGAGCGGCCCGCGGTGAAGTAGACGTGGCCGCGTTGTCCGTGCTGAAGGTGTTCGGTTCCGAGGCCGAGCAGAGCGCGCTGCGGCACGCATTGGACGCGGCCGGGGTCGACGGATTAGCCGACAGAATGCTGACCGCCCCGTACAACCCTTACGCGCCTGACCTTTTCACCGCCAGCTGGTTCGCGCGCTACATCAGCAGCTATGCGGGCACCATCGCGGGCGGCACGTCGGAGATCCAGCGCAACATCATCGCCCAGCGTGTGCTTGGACTTCCGGCGCGCTGA
- a CDS encoding LLM class F420-dependent oxidoreductase: MRIGLMVGSDKERSRADRLAGLIDDGVAAEGDGFTSFWMPQVPGYLDAMTAVALLGQATDRIEIGTAVVPIQTRHPMIMAQQALTTQVACGGRFTLGIGPSHHWIVNSQLGLPYDRPARLMDDYLAVLQASFAGPGTVDVDNENYCVHSPVDVTDAFEMPVLLSALGPTMLQLAGGRAGGTILWMADERAIGDHVVPRITAAAKRAGRAAPRIVAGVPVALCSDREIDDARAYASEVLGHADFSPNYVRLLQHGDAEDVGDTMAAGDETAVLARLRRYRDAGVTDLAVRIVPLGKDISERTDSRRRTQQFLSSLCPAL, from the coding sequence GTGCGCATCGGCTTGATGGTTGGCTCCGATAAGGAGCGCTCGCGCGCGGATCGGCTAGCCGGGCTGATCGACGACGGTGTCGCGGCCGAAGGCGACGGGTTCACATCGTTTTGGATGCCGCAGGTCCCCGGTTACCTCGACGCCATGACCGCCGTGGCTTTACTCGGGCAGGCCACCGATCGCATCGAGATCGGAACGGCCGTCGTTCCGATCCAGACTCGCCATCCGATGATCATGGCGCAACAAGCGCTGACCACCCAGGTGGCATGCGGCGGGCGGTTCACGCTCGGCATCGGGCCCTCGCATCACTGGATTGTCAACTCGCAACTGGGCTTGCCCTACGACCGCCCGGCGCGGTTGATGGATGACTACCTCGCCGTGCTCCAGGCGTCCTTCGCGGGACCGGGGACTGTCGACGTCGACAACGAAAACTATTGCGTCCATTCGCCGGTCGATGTCACGGACGCATTCGAGATGCCGGTACTGTTATCGGCGCTCGGGCCGACAATGCTGCAACTCGCCGGCGGGCGGGCTGGTGGCACCATCCTCTGGATGGCGGACGAGCGGGCGATCGGAGACCACGTCGTTCCCCGCATCACCGCGGCGGCGAAGCGGGCCGGGCGGGCCGCGCCGCGGATCGTCGCCGGCGTTCCCGTCGCGCTCTGCTCGGACCGCGAGATCGACGATGCTCGCGCCTACGCCAGCGAGGTGTTGGGGCACGCGGATTTCTCGCCGAACTATGTGCGGCTGCTGCAGCACGGTGACGCCGAGGATGTCGGCGACACCATGGCGGCCGGCGACGAGACGGCCGTCCTGGCTCGGCTGCGCCGCTATCGGGACGCGGGTGTCACCGACCTGGCCGTGCGAATCGTGCCGCTGGGCAAGGACATCAGTGAGCGGACCGACTCGCGACGCCGGACTCAGCAGTTCCTGTCGTCGCTGTGTCCGGCTCTGTGA